Genomic DNA from Archangium lipolyticum:
GGAGCTCCGGGCGTCCTTGAACGTCGATGAGGAGCAGGTCCGGCTCCACGTTCTCCCGAACGAAGGAGAACCGCTCGAAGAGCTCCCACAGCGCCCCCAGTTCCAGGGTACGTGCATCTTTCGAGGACAGGAGGGTCTCGGCGCGCTCGACCCACCAGGGGACGGAACGTGGGGTGGGGGAGGAGGGCGACATGGGCCAGGATGGTGTCAGACAGGCAGGCACCTGTCATGCATTCCCAGCGTGCTCGCCAGGTCTCCTCTCAAGTAGCGTCGCGGCATCGCGAAACAGGAGAGCTCGTCGTGGCCACACGGAAGGCGCAAGCGAAGAAGCCCGCGGTCAAGAAGTCAGTGGTCAAGAGGCCCGCGGCGAAAACGAAGTCTTCGTCCCAGGGAACGAACGGCACGGACGAGGTGGACGCGTACATGAAGCGTCTGGAGCACCCGCTGAAAGCCGAGATCGAAGCCGTGCGGGCGATCATCCTCGGGGCGAACAAGAAGGTCGCCGAGCGCGTGAAGTGGAACGCGCCGAGCTTCTACTACAAGCAGGACATCGCGGCCTTCAATCCCCGCGCACAGGACTGTGTTCACGTCGTCTTCGTCTTCCCGAAGGGCACGATGCCGACTGATCGGTTCGGCTTCCTGGAAGGCGACTATGTGGACCGGCGCATGGCGCGGTTCCGCGACATGGCGGATGTGCGGGCGAACAAGGCCGGGCTCGTGCGGCTCGTGAAACACTGGGTCCGCGCCATGGACGAGGTGCAATGATGCTGCTGGAGAACAAGGTCGCAGTCATCTACGGCGCGGGCGGCTCGATCGGTGGTGCCGTGGCCCGTGCCTTCGCCCGTGAAGGAGCGAGGGTCTTCCTCGCGGGCCGTACGAAGGCGAAGCTCGAGCTGGTCGCGGACGACATCCGTTCGCGTGGCGGCCAGGCGGACACCGCCGTCCTCGACGCACTCGACGAGAAGGCCGTCGACGCGTTCGTGGATGCGGTGGCCGCGCGGGCCGGGTACGTCGACATCTCGTTCAACGTCATCGGGTACGACGACGTCCAGAAGCCGCTCATGGAGCTCTCCGTCGACGACTTCCTGCAGCCGATCACCCATGCGATGCGGACACAATTCGTGACGACGAGGGCGGCCGCCCGGCACATGCGCGCGCGCGGCTCGGGCGTGATCCTCGCGTTCGGGGGTTCGGGGCCGCAGACACTGCCCGGCCTGGGGGGCTTCAAGATCGCCCTCGATGCCCTCGAGGGCCTCCGCCGGCAGTGGGCCTGCGAGCTCGGCGCCCACGGCATCCGCGTGGTGACGCTGAAGACGGGAGGAATCCCGGAGACCCTTCCCCACACGGTCCCTGGATGGAAGGAGATCGCCGCCAGCATCGAGCAGGCGACCCTGCTCAAGCGTGCGGCGACGCTCGCCGACGTCGGCAATGTCGCGGCCTTCGTGGCTTCGGATCAGGCCCGCACCATCACCTCGACCGAGGTCAACATCTCCGCCGGAGCTATCGTGGACTGATCAGCTGCGGAAGGCCCATCCCCCATCCACGGACAGGGTGGTGCCGGTGGTGAAGGTGGCATCGGCGCAGAGGAAGAGGATGGCACGGGCCACCTCATCGGGCTGCCCGACGCGGGCCATCGGGTGGTAGGTCTCGGCCATCATCCGCACGGTGGCCGGGTCGCCCTTCGTGAAGTCGAGAAAGGTCTCCGTCGCGATGGAGCCCGGGGCCACCGCGTTGACGGTGATGCCGTCCGAGGCGGCCTCGAGCGCGGCGGTCTCCGTGAGACTCTCCATCGCGCGCTTGGTGGCTCCATACGGGCCCAGTCCCCGGAACGCTCGTTTGCCGATGGCCGAGGAGACATTGACGATGCGGCCGCCTCCGCCCTGGGCCTTCATCTGCTGGAGCTCGGCGCGCAGGCACCAGAAGAAGGCCGTCAGGTTGGTGTGGAGGACCTGCGCCCAGTTGTCGTCGGTGCAGTCGGAGATGGGGCCTGGCTGGCCGGTGATTCCAGGCACGTTCACGGCGCAGTCGAGGCGGCCAAAAGCGGCCACCGTCGTCTCCACGGCCCGGGTCACGTGGGCCAGCTGGGTGACATCCGTCTCGACGAAGCGCGCCGTGCCCCCCTGGGCGACGATCTCCTGGACCACCGCCGAGCCCTCGGCCACTCGCCGTGCGGCCACGACAACCCGGGCTCCGGCCTGCCCGAGCGCCAGGGCCGCCGCCTTGCCGATACCGCCACTGCCGCCGATCACCAGTGCCACCTTGCCATCGAGCCGACTCATGGGTGCCTCCTCCGGGGTCTGCTACCTTCCTCGAACACTTGATACCCTCAACACGCGCATGAAGTCCCGCTCCCCCCGGGAAGGCTCCTCTTCGCCCATGGACTCCGGAGCCGACACCACGGCCCAGGAGATCGAGCAGACGCTCGCCCAGAGCCGGGCCTCCGCCGAGCGGCGCATCGCGCTCTATCGCGTCTGGGTCGTCGGCGCCGTCGGACTGCTCGCGGCCTGGCCGTTCCTCTCTGGAGGCTCGGCCTTCTCGTTCATCGTCTCCAGCGTCTACTTCGCGTACTCGCTGGGGGTGCTCGCCTGGTTGCGCCACCGGACGCCGCGCTGGTTGGGTGAGGTCACCCTGATGGTCGATCTCGTCTCCATGGCCGTCTTCTACATGGTGCTCGGGCGCTTCGATGGAGCTGGCGAGTCTCCGCGCTGGACCCTGAACATCCTGCCGTCGTTGATGATGGTCACCCTGCTCGGCAACTTCCTGCGGTACTCGGGCCGGTTCGCCATCGCCAGCAGCGCGGTGGCCGCGGTGATGTTCCTGGCGGTGATGATCTCTCAAGGCAACTTCCACCCGGGGCAGATCTCCACCGCGGCCATCCTCCTGCTCTCCGGCTTCATCGCCGCCAGCAGTGGCGCGCGCGCCCGGCAGAACCTGGATACCTTCGCCCGGCTGCGCCTCTTGCGCCGGTACCTGCCCAAGGTCGCCGTGGAGCGCGTGCTGGAGGATCCTCGCGCGGGCATGGCCCTGGGCGGCCGCTCCGTCACGGTGACCTTGCTGGCCACGGATCTGCGCGGCTTCACCTC
This window encodes:
- a CDS encoding adenylate/guanylate cyclase domain-containing protein — translated: MDSGADTTAQEIEQTLAQSRASAERRIALYRVWVVGAVGLLAAWPFLSGGSAFSFIVSSVYFAYSLGVLAWLRHRTPRWLGEVTLMVDLVSMAVFYMVLGRFDGAGESPRWTLNILPSLMMVTLLGNFLRYSGRFAIASSAVAAVMFLAVMISQGNFHPGQISTAAILLLSGFIAASSGARARQNLDTFARLRLLRRYLPKVAVERVLEDPRAGMALGGRSVTVTLLATDLRGFTSMSEKLSPEEVVRQLNAYHATLLEQVERHGGTLDKFIGDGALVVFGFGAQDAPEADHGAAAALACARDMLDGLERLNGERARAGLPPLRMGMGLHTGPVVAGNIGVPGVRLEFTVIGDAVNTAARLEGLTKEAGVPVLISAETVARLQNPALRELPAMRVRGKDEAVRVFTLP
- a CDS encoding SDR family NAD(P)-dependent oxidoreductase, with translation MMLLENKVAVIYGAGGSIGGAVARAFAREGARVFLAGRTKAKLELVADDIRSRGGQADTAVLDALDEKAVDAFVDAVAARAGYVDISFNVIGYDDVQKPLMELSVDDFLQPITHAMRTQFVTTRAAARHMRARGSGVILAFGGSGPQTLPGLGGFKIALDALEGLRRQWACELGAHGIRVVTLKTGGIPETLPHTVPGWKEIAASIEQATLLKRAATLADVGNVAAFVASDQARTITSTEVNISAGAIVD
- a CDS encoding SDR family NAD(P)-dependent oxidoreductase, translated to MSRLDGKVALVIGGSGGIGKAAALALGQAGARVVVAARRVAEGSAVVQEIVAQGGTARFVETDVTQLAHVTRAVETTVAAFGRLDCAVNVPGITGQPGPISDCTDDNWAQVLHTNLTAFFWCLRAELQQMKAQGGGGRIVNVSSAIGKRAFRGLGPYGATKRAMESLTETAALEAASDGITVNAVAPGSIATETFLDFTKGDPATVRMMAETYHPMARVGQPDEVARAILFLCADATFTTGTTLSVDGGWAFRS
- a CDS encoding DUF1801 domain-containing protein: MATRKAQAKKPAVKKSVVKRPAAKTKSSSQGTNGTDEVDAYMKRLEHPLKAEIEAVRAIILGANKKVAERVKWNAPSFYYKQDIAAFNPRAQDCVHVVFVFPKGTMPTDRFGFLEGDYVDRRMARFRDMADVRANKAGLVRLVKHWVRAMDEVQ